A window from Primulina huaijiensis isolate GDHJ02 chromosome 13, ASM1229523v2, whole genome shotgun sequence encodes these proteins:
- the LOC140991882 gene encoding uncharacterized protein — MDKVAMIKGRLKTAQDRHKSWADLKRRPVEFEIDEKAYVKVSPMKGVIRFNKAGKLNPRYVGPFEILEKVGKLAYRLALPPDMSRIHNVFHVSQLIKYISDPNHILEAGPLLVESNLNEELKYEEIPNRIVDTKDQILRRRTIPYVKVQWSNHTEKEAT, encoded by the coding sequence ATGGATAAAGTGGCTATGATCAAGGGGAGATTAAAAACTGCACAGGATCGACATAAAAGTTGGGCTGACCTGAAAAGAAGACCCGTGGAGTTTGAAATAGACGAAAAAGCATACGTGAAAGTGTCACCCATGAAAGGTGTAATTCGATTCAATAAGGCTGGAAAACTAAATCCCAGATATGTTGGACCTTTTGAAATTCTAGAGAAAGTTGGAAAACTTGCTTACAGATTAGCACTTCCACCCGACATGTCAAGAATTCACAATGTCTTCCACGTTTCGcaactaataaaatatatttccgATCCAAATCATATTCTTGAGGCAGGACCACTTCTGGTTGAGAGCAATCTAAATGAAGAACTGAAGTACGAAGAAATTCCAAATCGAATAGTAGATACCAAAGACCAAATACTTAGGCGACGAACCattccatatgtcaaagtacaatggtccAATCACACCGAAAAAGAAGCTACTTGA